A region of Theileria annulata chromosome 2, complete sequence, *** SEQUENCING IN PROGRESS *** DNA encodes the following proteins:
- a CDS encoding small GTPase, putative (all_bases.cand.1420 - small GTPase), with translation MYTISPLELISKVPHVMIKRPFVSKSRTPLPISIYSISWIFAVPDEYYDDSQSYIPFAFYDAPKSPFMEGDSYSPIGQRRMSFLVLFDVTSTESYLHALSITELLLSRNQTTGLHDPVVALVANKIDLVESDNELFSHAETYTQSKSIPFYRISCLTKKNVRNMMKEMALLIYGNVRLWELVLRND, from the exons ATGTACACAATCTCTCCTCTGGAGCTGATTTCGAAGGTTCCTCACGTGATGATAAAAAGACCTTTTGTTTCGAAATCGAGGACACCACTACCGATTTCGATTTACTCTATTTCATGGATATTCGCAGTACCCG ATGAGTATTACGACGATTCTCAAAGTTATATTCCTTTTGCATTTTACGACGCTCCAAAGTCTCCGTTTATGGAAGGCGATAGTTATAGCCCAATAGGACAGAGAAGAATGTCATTTCTGGTTTTATTTGACGTGACATCAACTGAGTCATATTTACACGCGCTATCAATTACTGAGCTTTTGCTTAGCAGGAACCAAACTACAGGACTTCACGATCCAGTGGTGGCTCTCGTAGCGAATAAAATCGACTTGGTAGAGTCAGACAACGAGCTTTTTTCGCACGCTGAAACTTATACTCAGAGTAAAAGCATCCCCTTTTATCGGATTTCATGCCTCACTAAGAAGAATGTGAGGAACATGATGAAGGAAATGGCGCTCCTGATTTACGGAAATGTCAGACTTTGGGAGCTAGTACTAAGAAATGactaa
- a CDS encoding uncharacterized protein (GPI-Anchor Signal predicted for TA13775 by DGPI v2.04 with cleavage site probability 0.3306 near 47), giving the protein MILKRNFTWTHLFYYWMPQVIIDNLEIPLFRLSLLGPVHSGKTFLANSLVNNVLPSVYKHTHLPEYTFIITYDFKIILNLNLASF; this is encoded by the exons ATGATCCTAAAAAGGAATTTTACCTGgacacatttattttattattg GATGCCTCAAGTAATAATCGATAATCTCGAAATTCCTCTCTTTAGACTAAGCCTTTTAGGACCTGTACACAGTGGAAAAACATTCTTGGCAAATTCACTAGTTAATAACGTTTTACCTTCAGTTTATAAACATACACATTTACCCGAGTACACATTTATCATTAcatatgattttaaaattatattaaacttAAACCTAGCATCATTTTGA
- a CDS encoding (Lariat) debranching enzyme (dbr1 homologue), putative (PF00149 Calcineurin-like phosphoesterase), whose product MNVSLVAVEGCCHGELDKIYQRIKNFELENSTKVDILFCCGDFQAIRDESDLNELSCPQKYREYRDFRDYYSGVKLAPLLTVFIGGNHEAPDFLRNLYFGGWVAPNIYYLGHSGVLNFCGIRIGGISGIYNQNDYTKGILLLKQLFKGYFESKPYNEQTKRSSYHMREFDVKKLSLIKGKVDVFLSHDWPAGIENFGNLDQLLKIKPFFYEDIKNNTLGNPKTMELMGKLKPTLWFSAHLHVKYEAEYKHEDGSTTQFLALDKVLPYREFLRIIQLDPDNSSNKRKFESPDPVEVTPKLCYDREWCAILVANRDKMPLNQFSSVNPITLNEPVEKDFEFVDQRFNESGYESLTLDGNTFFVIPFKDDDHKEPESQREAFMSLLDLPTNNYFRPGTQDKMTVNFVE is encoded by the exons ATGAATGTAAGTTTA GTTGCTGTGGAAGGATGCTGTCACGGCGAACTTGATAAAATCTACCAAAGAATCAAAAACTTTGAACTAGAAAATAGTACTAAAGTTGATATTTTGTTTTGTTGCGGTGACTTTCAAGCAATAAGGGATGAAAGTGACCTGAATGAACTATCATGTCCTCAGAAGTATAGAGAATATCGCGATTTTAGAGATTATTATAGCGGAGTCAAGTTGGCTCCTTTATTAACAGTGTTTATCGGTGGTAATCATGAGGCACCAGATTTTTTGAGAAATTT aTATTTCGGTGGATGGGTTGCCCcgaatatatattatttgggGCATTCAGGAGTATTAAACTTCTGTGGGATAAGAATCGGAGGAATCTCAGGCATTTATAACCAGAACGATTATACCAAAGGtattttattgttaaaaCAGTTGTTTAAAGGCTACTTTGAGTCAAAGCCTTACAACGAGCAGACCAAAAGATCCTCATATCATATGAGGGAATTTGATGTCAAGAAATTAAGCTTA ATAAAAGGTAAAGTCGATGTTTTTCTATCTCACGATTGGCCTGCCGGTATCGAGAACTTTGGCAACTTGGACCAGCTGCTGAAAATAAAGCCATTCTTTTACGAAgatataaagaataataCTCTGGGAAACCCAAAAACTATGGAACTAATGGGGAAACTGAAACCAACTCTGTGGTTCTCAGCTCACTTACATGTGAAGTATGAGGCCGAATATAAGCACGAGGATGGAAGTACTACTCAATTTTTGGCACTGGATAAGGTGCTTCCATATAGAGAGTTTTTAAGAATTATTCAACTTGACCCTGATAACTCGTCAAATAAGAGGAAGTTTGAATCACCAGACCCCGTCGAGGTTACCCCAAAGCTTTGTTACGACAGGGAGTGGTGTGCAATTCTAGTGGCAAATAGAGATAAGATGCCTCTGAACCAGTTTTCTTCTGTCAATCCAATCACTCTgaa tgAGCCTGTGGAAAAGGATTTTGAATTTGTGGATCAGAGGTTCAATGAGTCTGGTTACGAGAGTTTAACTCTGGATGGAAATACATTCTTCGTAATACCTTTCAAAGATGACGATCATAAAGAGCCTGAATCTCAAAGGGAGGCTTTTATGAGTCTTTTGGACCTCCCTACCAATAACTACTTTAGGCCTGGCACCCAGGATAAAATGACTGTTAATTTtgttgaataa
- a CDS encoding uncharacterized protein (2 probable transmembrane helices predicted for TA13785 by TMHMM2.0 at aa 29-51 and 82-104;~Signal anchor predicted for TA13785 by SignalP 2.0 HMM (Signal peptide probability 0.001, signal anchor probability 0.660) with cleavage site probability 0.000 between residues 47 and 48) — MENPSINRILTKISRILDKYIVPEYRWKIFTIYGTLLVLSILRLILGRSFLEVGLKVCSRYSRCLSFIRSSRSSTLKIIRTFYFIFSNVFPLLFPFIIASFVQLITPSFRDSDFYD; from the exons ATGGAGAATCCTTCAATTAATCgtattttaactaaaatcTCCAGAATTCTTGAC AAATATATCGTACCTGAATACAGATGGAAAATTTTCACAATCTACGGAACTCTTTTAGTTTTATCTATTTTAAGGCTAATTCTTG GAAGGTCTTTTTTGGAAGTCGGTCTTAAAGTCTGCTCCAGATATTCAC GCTGTTTGTCATTCATTAGGTCCAGTAGGAGTTCTACATTGAAGATTATACGGACCTTTTACTTTATCTTTTCGAACGTGTTTCCTCTTCTGTTCCCGTTTATTATCGCATCCTTCGTTCAGCTCATAACTCCAAGCTTCAGAGATAGCGACTTTTACGATTGA
- a CDS encoding uncharacterized protein (chr2.cand.299 - hypothetical protein, conserved, pfi1425W, some similarity to tif) produces the protein MDELVDELENVIEEDLNNVGSTEDGNKPSGSYANSQIEDDLEGSLAGANTNLSDYTEASGSQLDNYNKPESTQPNDTFKGTEVKFEDSKTFTKKDVEIGRILARRGIFSTDVLNEETLFTGSTRTHDYQRTRRYQAADTNVKDLNDPGLNDKNCVLRLPEYAADLVRERQSKGEPLGITVSPTGRYDFREYKVEIKGLDTPLYAILGELPCVIEAHKTLNNDLLFKSADISQLMIAYEKDQADKVAEILKDRMWEWPDGLTPGTKNIRKKRFKDFNDYTKEEIKEAEREILILMNGLVRDTYHFEIKTTQEVNDLVQNYRIGNIKERVIGPDEDVSVYIKALEEQENEELPDLSEIMFDSEIASIPNKFIYNNIKNRIFNRPT, from the coding sequence ATGGATGAACTGGTTGATGAATTGGAAAATGTGATAGAGGAAGATTTGAATAACGTTGGATCAACGGAAGATGGTAATAAACCTTCCGGGAGTTACGCAAACTCTCAGATTGAGGATGATCTTGAAGGTTCATTGGCAGGAGCTAACACTAACCTGAGTGATTATACTGAAGCTAGCGGCTCACAACTTGATAATTACAACAAGCCAGAATCAACACAGCCTAATGATACTTTTAAGGGTACTGAAGTGAAATTTGAGGATTCTAAGACTTTTACCAAGAAAGACGTTGAAATTGGCCGTATTCTTGCTAGACGAGGAATATTTTCAACTGATGTTCTTAATGAAGAGACTTTGTTTACAGGAAGCACAAGAACACATGATTATCAAAGAACACGACGTTATCAAGCCGCTGATACCAATGTAAAGGATCTAAACGATCCAGGCCTTAACGACAAGAATTGTGTTTTACGCTTGCCAGAATACGCTGCAGATTTGGTCAGGGAAAGACAGTCGAAAGGTGAGCCTTTGGGCATTACAGTTTCACCTACTGGAAGATATGATTTTAGAGAATATAAAGTTGAGATAAAGGGACTTGATACGCCATTATACGCAATTCTAGGTGAACTTCCGTGTGTTATTGAGGCTCACAAAACCCTTAATAACGACTTATTATTCAAATCAGCAGATATTTCTCAACTCATGATCGCATATGAAAAGGACCAGGCCGACAAGGTGGctgaaattttaaaggaTAGAATGTGGGAGTGGCCTGACGGTCTAACTCCAGGTACCAAGAATATAAGAAAAAAGAGGTTTAAAGACTTTAATGATTATACAAAGGAAGAGATAAAGGAGGCCGAGAGAGAAATTTTAATCCTAATGAACGGTTTAGTAAGAGACACTTACCATTTCGAGATTAAAACTACTCAGGAAGTTAACGATCTTGTTCAGAATTATAGAATTGGAAATATTAAGGAAAGAGTGATTGGGCCTGATGAAGACGTTTctgtatatataaaagCCTTAGAGGAGCAGGAAAATGAAGAGCTTCCTGATTTATCTGAAATCATGTTCGACTCAGAAATTGCCTCCATaccaaataaatttatttataacaatattaaaaataggATTTTTAATAGGCCTACTTAA
- a CDS encoding NADH-cytochrome b5 reductase, putative (chr2.cand.298 - score = 10.43;~chr2.cand.298 - NADH-cytochrome b5 reductase, putative, Oxidoreductase NAD-binding domain), whose product MDLNVCIDVEQYVKKEKIGINLKNNQESYLYDLELVEKIKSSPTSFVFVFEYPEEIRDVVEVDIFSAFMFIGTHDTPSIPGTWNGIVLDEEDHQVKRKYTPIYIDVDKRLVHFLIRIYSPTDLYPDGGKFTRYLDKFLPTETITFMPLKQKYKLITDNTIKALGKRIEFDTLNIAAGGTGITPFIRLLNYYQDLPYDINLIYCNRSVEEIMLKGLFDKLASINKRLKITYLASSGVPSEDLVITRITEEIVSKKFINTEKAVCLFCGPPGFNDLFDNLNRFVAKAIVLSKLVKLRLAQPMLKGSVEDSNKSLSVSVKAVSFLTKIVPILKLAQALSNKSLVSSTVSKGTKKVGTVRLHNKEEQIWRVLRPGYEKQTKHLRWRK is encoded by the exons atGGATTTAAATGTGTGTATTGATGTGGAACAATACGTTAAAAAGGAAAAAATTGGTATAAActtaaaaaataatcaaGAATCGTATTTGTATGACCTTGAATTGgtagaaaaaattaaatcttcCCCAACTTCTTTTGTTTTTGTATTTGAATACCCCGAGGAAATTCGAGATGTGGTAGAAGTTGACATCTTTTCGGCTTTTATGTTCATTGGCACACACGACACACCCTCGATTCCAGGCACTTG GAATGGCATAGTTTTAGACGAAGAAGATCACCAAGTAAAAAGGAAATATACTCCCATTTATATCGACGTCGATAAAAGATTGGTCCACTTTCTTATTCGTATATACTCTCCAACAGATTTGTATCCAGACGGAGGGAAATTCACAAGATATCTAGACAAATTTCTGCCGACAGAAACCATAACATTCATGCCCTTAAAACA AAAGTACAAGTTGATAACTGATAATACAATAAAGGCACTGGGTAAAAGAATCGAATTTGATACGTTAAACATAGCTGCAGGGGGTACTGGAATAACTCCCTTTATAAGGTTGTTGAATTATTACCAGGATCTGCCATATGATATTAACCTGATATACTGCAATCGGTCAGTAGAGGAGATAATGCTCAAGGGTCTTTTTGATAAACTTGCAAGCATAAACAAAAGACTTAAAATCACATACTTGGCATCAAGTGGAGTTCCATCTGAGGACTTAGTTATAACCAGGATAACGGAGGAAATCGTATCAAAAAAGTTCATTAACACTGAAAAGGCAGTGTGTTTATTTTGTGGTCCACCGGGATTTAACGATTTGTT TGATAACCTAAATAGATTTGTTGCCAAGGCGATAGTTTTATCGAAATTGGTAAAACTAAGGCTTGCACAGCCAATGCTCAAAGGAAGTGTTGAGGACTCAAACAAGAGTCTTAGCGTTTCTGTAAAGGCTGTTTCTTTCCTTACTAAAATTGTTCCAATTTTAAAGTTAGCTCAGGCACTTTCAAACAAATCTCTGGTGTCCTCAACTGTATCAAAAGGTACCAAAAAGGTAGGAACAGTTCGCTTGCATAACAAGGAGGAACAGATTTGGCGTGTTTTAAGGCCAGGATATGAAAAACAAACTAAACACTTGAGATGGAGAAAATAA
- a CDS encoding uncharacterized protein (chr2.C.cand.225 - hypothetical protein, signal peptide, transmembrane;~membrane protein, putative;~Apicoplast targetting peptide predicted by the PlasmoAP tool;~3 probable transmembrane helices predicted for TA13755 by TMHMM2.0 at aa 176-198, 285-302 and 322-344;~Signal peptide predicted for TA13755 by SignalP 2.0 HMM (Signal peptide probability 0.999, signal anchor probability 0.000) with cleavage site probability 0.694 between residues 18 and 19), producing MQSILLILLLLSAKLISSRLVNSKNVSLTTELLPHTGDNTNCKYHANKQHGCDSTDIHTNLNYSKSNSYNPTNTPHNNTSVNLITNERRVNDDNAYNDKPGNNERISRREGLDGKGESLSLLKSSSYKRAYDEITRKVTLMVCPFKPTPSLTKAVKHSLKALKLYLVPSGFEKPNLLIFGFTTFFSALFGGAFLTVAGSDKVFAKLRDKWAFQGDFGNGSIESITRLGLMILVTDLLFRNTAMKSALFKSLSNSTFLTHANWMTNNLAKLDTTIFQKLFTGCAKGYTVFRLLFTTLLHLVLMKTNWNTGSFMVDHESSRVLSGIFFTLFLVSLFGNLADVFFYGNFSRFLDVQYVLEPLDFRETYKKLRVYEESKNLYFSLPDSLRGLYDTNSRLLFNLYNVLQMIDVYIPYNVEWLFLYLQAAMALYSNSASGIYLSAVQYVYLAIEQCIMEVEKILLNEKVSFKKLFE from the exons ATGCAAtcaattttgttaattcttttattattatcgGCAAAGTTAATTTCATCTAGATTGgtaaattctaaaaatgTGTCACTCACCACG GAACTTTTACCACACACCGGTGATAACACGAACTGTAAATATCATGCAAATAAGCAACATGGCTGTGATTCCACAGATATACACACGAATTTAAACTATTCAAAATCAAATAGCTATAATCCAACTAATACTCCACATAATAATACAAGTGTTAACTTAATAACTAATGAACGACGAGTTAATGATGATAACGCATATAATGATAAACCAGGAAATAATGAAAGAATATCAAGAAGGGAGGGACTAGACGGAAAAGGAGAATCACTCAGTTTGTTAAAGAGTAGCTCTTATAAAAGAGCTTACGATGAAATTACGCGTAAGGTGACACTTATGGTATGCCCATTTAAGCCAACACCATCATTGACAAAGGCAGTTAAACACTCCTTAAAGGCATTAAAGTTATATTTGGTACCTTCAGGATTTGAAAAACCCAATTTGCTGATATTTGGTTTTACGACATTTTTCAGCGCTTTATTTGGAGGAGCATTTCTAACGGTGGCTGGTTCAGATAAGGTATTTGCGAAACTAAGAGACAAATGGGCATTCCAAGGTGACTTTGGAAATGGAAGTATTGAATCAATCACCAGACTAGGGTTAATGATTCTTGTAACAGATCTCTTGTTTCGAAATACTGCTATGAAATCAGCGCTCTTTAAATCACTCTCAAATTCAACTTTTTTAACACACGCAAACTGGATGACGAATAATCTCGCAAAGTTGGACACAACCATATTCCAAAAACTTTTCACTGGATGTGCAAAGGGATACACAGTGTTCAGGTTGTTGTTCACGACCCTTTTACACTTGGTACTTATGAAAACTAATTGGAACACGGGATCGTTTATGGTTGACCATGAATCCTCAAGGGTTCTGTCCGGGATTTTCTTTACATTGTTTTTAGTATCATTGTTTGGAAATTTGGCTGACGTGTTCTTTTACGGTAATTTTTCGAGGTTCCTGGACGTCCAATACGTCCTTGAACCACTAGATTTTAGGGAAACTTATAAAAAGCTACGTGTTTATGAAGAGTCTAAAAATCTATACTTCAGCCTTCCAGACTCTCTAAGAGGCCTTTATGACACTAATTCCAGGCTATTATTTAATCTCTACAACGTACTTCAAATGATAGACGTCTACATACCATACAATGTCGAGTGGCTATTTTTATACCTACAGGCCGCAATGGCTCTATACTCAAACAGTGCTTCTGGAATTTATCTATCAGCAGTGCAATACGTATACCTTGCGATTGAGCAATGTATAATGGAAGTTGAGAAGATTTTGCTGAATGAAAAGGTatcttttaaaaaactatttgaataa
- a CDS encoding uncharacterized protein (chr2.C.cand.223 - hypothetical protein), translating to MDVNTYLNQVKLENDSLPKVVVIDTPKLRNFDSYEAAGTEDSKATRLFNRLIHIDEEYKKLDSGFILTDEELKYFKLLKSNIASIYGIQNDKLCSSIYNYARIHFIDQSHDHTDSIQSSNTINSTNTNNTSTISKNVNDLSLNREEESVMWKMLMDSEPPPISTICNDGINYACTEDCLHILGDLICQFPGSPLLRNRAKWLFIILLILDELHSMTENVSYDLQRIRRSLLRRSSMIESKELDTTEFSDFIDELCTIKLLSSLISTHFKQY from the coding sequence ATGGATGTTAATACCTATTTAAACCAGGTGAAGCTTGAAAATGACTCACTTCCTAAAGTTGTAGTTATTGATACTCCCAAACTGAGAAATTTCGATTCTTATGAAGCCGCTGGAACAGAAGATTCAAAGGCAACTAGGCTATTTAACAGGCTAATTCACATAGatgaagaatataaaaagCTAGACTCAGGTTTTATACTAACTGATGAGGAacttaaatattttaaattattaaaatcaaatatagCATCGATTTATGGCATacaaaatgataaattatgctcttcaatttataattacGCCAGAATTCATTTTATTGATCAATCTCATGATCATACTGACTCAATTCAAAGTTCTAACACTATAAATTCCACTAATACCAATAACACCTCAACCATTTCCAAAAATGTCAATGATTTGAGTTTAAATAGGGAAGAGGAAAGTGTGATGTGGAAGATGTTAATGGATTCAGAACCTCCTCCAATTTCAACCATATGCAATGATGGAATTAACTACGCCTGCACAGAGGATTGCCTACATATTTTGGGAGATTTGATATGCCAGTTTCCAGGCAGTCCACTTCTCAGAAACAGAGCGAAATGGCTCTTTATTATATTGCTGATACTCGATGAACTTCACTCCATGACTGAAAACGTTTCATACGACTTACAGAGAATTAGAAGATCACTACTTAGGAGGTCCTCCATGATTGAATCTAAAGAGCTTGACACCACTGAGTTTTCTGATTTTATTGATGAATTGTGTACTATAAAGCTTCTTTCGAGCCTAATCTCCACCCATTTTAAGCAATATTAA
- a CDS encoding U1 small nuclear ribonucleoprotein 70 kDa, putative (chr2.cand.297 - u1 small nuclear ribonucleoprotein 70 kDa), with translation MSALGMPPHLLVLFQARPPLQHVDPLPSKPIRQIDGLCGFLDSFNSETPPKKEPFETPRQRRDKRKRERLLKYKEELKKKASQYDPSYDPRLARGGTSSWLTHDPYRTLFVANIAYDVTEKQLSKEFQTYGKIRRVRMIHDRSNKPRGYAFIEYESERDMVTAYKRADGRKISGRRVIVDVERARTVEGWLPRRLGGGKGKSRGAPPKFYDGKPLLPDKDKKDSHKE, from the coding sequence ATGTCTGCGCTTGGTATGCCTCCACATTTGCTTGTCCTATTTCAAGCTAGGCCTCCTTTACAGCACGTAGACCCTTTACCTAGTAAACCAATAAGACAAATTGATGGTTTGTGTGGATTTTTGGATTCTTTTAATTCCGAAACGCCTCCAAAAAAAGAACCATTTGAAACACCCAGACAAAGAAGAGATAAAAGAAAGAGAGAAAGACTTCTTAAATATAAAGAGGAACTTAAGAAAAAAGCTTCACAATACGACCCCTCTTATGATCCAAGATTGGCAAGAGGAGGTACCTCAAGTTGGTTGACCCATGACCCCTATAGGACACTGTTCGTAGCAAATATCGCATATGATGTCACTGAAAAACAGTTATCGAAAGAATTTCAAACCTACGGTAAAATTAGAAGAGTCCGTATGATTCATGATCGAAGTAACAAACCGAGAGGATACGCCTTTATAGAATATGAATCAGAACGTGATATGGTGACTGCTTATAAAAGGGCAGATGGTAGAAAAATATCAGGAAGACGGGTAATTGTCGATGTTGAAAGAGCAAGGACAGTGGAAGGTTGGCTTCCTCGCAGATTAGGAGGCGGTAAAGGTAAATCTAGGGGCGCACCGCCCAAATTTTATGATGGAAAGCCTCTTTTGCCAGATAAGGATAAAAAAGATTCACATAAAGAGTAA